From Pyrenophora tritici-repentis strain M4 chromosome 1, whole genome shotgun sequence, the proteins below share one genomic window:
- a CDS encoding CaiC, Acyl-CoA synthetase (AMP-forming)-AMP-acid ligase II — protein sequence MEGAKDRLKQLASHFTSANPVPGPAPIHPGDSHEYHHRHNFHTLSPTWFLWRAAQIEPDATAIYHRTANNQILRRSYAEAADRARGLAYYLRKHGYKRVGILATNTPAFLESIFAIAAAGAVNVAINYRLKHDDISYIFQHSDVDMIIADAEFVGLLDDYRKERPHVPILVDTDTDATEGELSGPFDDAVLEGLKYDIEQGGNGWAHLESQAKDEEHVIALAYTSGTTARPKGVEYTHRGVYLAAMGNVIESGLNYHTGRAKYLWTLPMFHATGWTFPWSVTAVRGTHYCLRKIDYPEIWRLLKEEGITHFNAAPTVNTLLCAAKEAERLPQPVRVTVAASPPSAWLFEQMSDLNLHPVHVYGLTETYGPITKGYHMPEWDKLPIKEKYDRMARQGHGFITGKATRVIKTEQAPGVLIDVEKNGQEIGEIIFEGNICAKGYYKDAEATRKLWEGGWLHTGDLAVWHPDGAIKILDRAKDIIISGGENISSVALEAMLSTHPSILEVGVCAVPDSHWGERPKAFVTTKDGTNSETLGQEVIQWAKENSAISRFMVPREVVVVKELPKTSTGKIQKNVLREWARKGVVEQ from the exons ATGGAGGGCGCCAAAGACCGTCTCAAGCAGCTTGCATCCCACTTCACGTCCGCAAACCCCGTGCCCGGCCCTGCGCCCATCCACCCCGGCGATAGCCACGAATACCATCACCGACACAATTTCCACACCCTAAGCCCGACATGGTTCCTTTGGCGCGCGGCGCAGATAGAACCTGATGCGACGGCCATCTACCACAGAACCGCGAACAACCAGATCCTACGGCGCTCGTATGCCGAAGCCGCTGACCGCGCGCGAGGATTGGCATACTACTTGAGAAAGCATGGATACAAGCGTGTAGGCATATTGGCGACCAACACGCCGGCCTTCTTGGAAAGCATCTTTGCCATTGCCGCGGCTGGGGCTGTCAATGTAGCCATCAACTATCGGCTGAAGCACGATGACATTAGTTACATCTTTCAACACTCGGATGTCGACATGATTATTGCCGACGCAGAGTTCGTCGGTCTTTTGGACGATTATCGAAAAGAGCGACCGCATGTACCTATACTCGTGGATACGGATACAGATGCGACTGAAGGTGAGCTCTCGGGGCCATTCGACGACGCGGTGCTGGAGGGACTAAAGTACGATATCGAGCAAGGAGGAAATGGCTGGGCACATCTCGAGTCGCAAGCAAAAGACGAAGAGCATGTTATTGCGCTCGCCTATACCAGCGGAACGACCGCACGGCCAAAGGGCGTTGAGTATACCCACCGTGGTGTTTACCTCGCTGCAATGGGCAACGTCATTGAATCCGGCCTCAACTACCATACCGGGCGCGCCAAGTACCTATGGACTCTGCCAATGTTCCATGCCACAGGCTGGACATTTCCCTGGTCCGTGACTGCTGTCCGAGGAACCCATTACTGCCTTCGCAAGATAGATTACCCTGAGATCTGGCGCCTGCTTAAGGAAGAAGGCATCACCCATTTCAACGCCGCACCCACTGTCAACACGCTATTGTGTGCTGCCAAGGAAGCTGAGCGCCTGCCCCAACCAGTCAGAGTCACGGTAGCGGCAAGCCCTCCTTCAGCCTGGCTCTTTGAACAAATGTCGGACCTAAACTTGCATCCTGTGCACGTCTACGGTTTGACCGAAACATACGGCCCTATAACCAAAGGCTATCATATGCCCGAATGGGATAAACTTCCTATCAAGGAAAAGTACGACCGTATGGCGAGACAAGGACATGGATTCATCACTGGGAAAGCGACGCGCGTTATCAAGACCGAACAAGCCCCTGGCGTACTTATCGATGTAGAGAAGAACGGCCAGGAAATTGGCGAAATCATCTTCGAAGGCAACATCTGCGCAAAGGGGTATTACAAAGACGCCGAGGCAACGCGCAAGTTATGGGAAGGGGGTTGGTTGCACACTGGGGATCTAGCAGTCTGGCATCCCGACGGGGCTATCAAAATCCTTGACAGAGCAAAGGATATCATCATCTCTG GCGGCGAAAACATATCCTCCGTCGCCCTCGAGGCAATGCTCAGCACGCACCCCTCCATCCTCGAAGTGGGCGTCTGCGCCGTCCCCGATTCGCACTGGGGCGAGCGACCCAAAGCTTTTGTCACGACGAAAGATGGCACGAATAGCGAGACGTTGGGCCAGGAGGTGATTCAGTGGGCAAAGGAAAATAGCGCTATTAGTCGGTTTATGGTGCCGAGGgaggttgttgttgtgaAGGAGTTGCCCAAGACGAGTACGGGGAAGATTCAGAAGAATGTACTTAGGGAGTGGGCGAGGAAGGGGGTTGTGGAGCAGTAA
- a CDS encoding RhaT, Permease drug-metabolite transporter (DMT) superfamily produces MAEPVRRNVNQTNGTTNGNAHHQQDGTMHSIEQKLEEQAELLARNPQEQKEAGLFQLVICVAGIYGSFMTWAWIQERLTTTTHGPTHQRFTYSIFLNTVQSAFAAITGLMYLFLSARKDPVTGTRKKRYPLYKYAVIGFVTLGVAVFTLYSPSTAKKAAKKGVKADASQSIGLVLLGVNLLFDGLTNTVQDHIFTSFKGFTGPQMMCAQNIMSTALTVGYLLVTPLLASTPLSAYLGTASSELSDALNFITQYPTVGWDVLMFSACGAIGQVFIFHTLAHFSSLLLVTVTVTRKMLTMVWSVWWFGHEITGMQWLGVGLVFGGIGAEAAVGRREKAKKAAAKKAAEAEKKR; encoded by the exons ATGGCCGAACCCGTCCGACGAAACGTCAATCAGACCAACGGCACCACAAATGGAAATGCGCATCACCAACAAGATGGCACCATGCACTCGATTGAGCAGAAGTTGGAAGAGCAAGCGGAGCTACTTGCGCGAAACCCACAAGAGCAGAAGGAAGCAGGTCTCTTCCAACTAGTGATATGTGTAGCAGGTATATACGGTAGTTT CATGACCTGGGCGTGGATCCAAGAGCGTCTAACAACCACCACCCACGGCCCCACACACCAACGCTTCACCTACTCCATCTTCCTCAACACAGTACAATCCGCCTTCGCCGCCATAACCGGCCTCATGTACCTCTTCCTCTCCGCCCGCAAAGACCCCGTCACCGGCACGCGGAAA AAGCGGTATCCGCTGTACAAGTACGCCGTCATTGGTTTCGTGACGTTGGGCGTGGCTGTGTTTACTTTGTACAGTCCGTCGACGGCGAAGAAGGCGGCGAAGAAAGGTGTGAAGGCGGATGCGTCACAGAGTATTGGGCTGGTGCTGTTGGGAGTGAATCTACTGTTTGACGGCCTTACGAATACGGTCCAGGATCATATTTTCACCTCCTTCAAGGGCTTTACTGGACCTCAGATGATGTGTGCGCAGAATATCATGTCGACGGCGTTGACGGTGGGCTATCTGTTGGTTACGCCGCTGTTGGCGAGTACGCCTCTGAGCGCTTATCTCGGTACTGCGTCTTCGGAACTCTCTGATGCCCTCAACTTTATTACACAGTATCCGACCGTGGGCTGGGATGTTCTCATGTTCTCGGCGTGTGGAGCTATTGGTCAGGTTTTCATCTTTCATACGCTCGCCCACTTTTCTAGTCTGCTGCTTGTTACCGTTACCGTGACGAGGAAGATGCTGACTATGGTATGGAGTGTGTGGTGGTTTGGACACGAGATTACGGGCATGCAGTGGCTTGGTGTGGGGCTGGTGTTTGGTGGCATTGGTGCCGAGGCTGCGGTTGGGAGAAGGgagaaggcgaagaaggcgGCGGCCAAGAAGGCGGCCGAGGCGGAGAAGAAAAGGTAG
- a CDS encoding 60S ribosomal protein uL13, translating into MSTFEPVIVIDGKGHLLGRLASTVAKQLLNGQKIVVVRCEALNISGEFFRAKLKYSAFLRKQTRYNPTRGGPFHFRAPSKMFWRTVRGMIPHKTARGKAAMERLKTFEGVPAPYDKKKRVVVPQALRVLRLKPGRKYCTVGRLGHEFGWKYQDVVARLEERRKVKGAAYYERKKAIRRQMAEAKKTATVDSKTQEELTSLGY; encoded by the exons GTCATCGACGGCAAGGGCCACTTGCTCGGTCGCCTCGCCAGCACCGTCGCCAAGCAGCTCCTCAACGGCCAGAAGATCGTTGTCGTGCGATGTGAGGCCCTCAACATCTCCGGCGAATTCTTCCGCGCGAAGT TGAAGTACTCGGCTTTCCTGCGCAAGCAGACCCGTTACAACCCCACCCGTGGTG GTCCCTTCCACTTCCGCGCCCCCTCCAAGATGTTCTGGCGAACTGTCCGTGGCATGATCCCTCACAAGACCGCCCGCGGTAAGGCCGCCATGGAGCGCTTGAAGACGTTCGAGGGTGTTCCCGCTCCCtacgacaagaagaagcgcgTCGTCGTTCCCCAGGCCCTGAGGGTTCTGAGGCTCAAGCCAGGCCGCAAGTACTGCACTGTCGGTCGTCTTGGCCACGAGTTTGGCTGGAAGTACCAGGACGTCGTTGCCCG TCTCGAAGAGCGCAGGAAGGTCAAGGGTGCCGCCTACTACGAACGCAAGAAGGCTATCCGACGGCAGATGGCCGAGGCCAAGAAGACGGCCACGGTGGACAGCAAGACCCAGGAAGAGCTTACCTCGCTCGGATACTAG
- a CDS encoding Poly(rC)-binding protein 4 has translation MSTEEPQPGPGQDASRVADQLDRLNMDGEGEVAPRTEEEYAESQLTLRAIVSSKEAGVIIGKAGKNVADLRDETGVRAGVSKVVQGVHDRVLSVTGSLSGISKAYGLAAKGLLEGAPAMGMGGVIRTDGTHPIRLLISHNQMGTIIGRQGLKIKQIQDASGVRMVAQKEMLPQSTERIVEVQGSPAGIEKAVWEIGKCLIDDHERGYGTVLYNPVVRVQPGAGPGPLSNGGSAPSGSMGGRSYNRTGHGADFSDSPPAFSRRSGSDAASRPPPPTHTEDGEEMQTQNISIPSDMVGCIIGRGGTKISEIRKTSNARISIAKAPHDDTGERMFTITGSASANEKALYLLYENLEAEKMRRSQAQE, from the exons ATGTCCACTGAAGAGCCTCAGCCCGGCCCCGGCCAAGATGCCAGCCGCGTCGCCGACCAGCTTGACCGCCTCAACATGGACGGTGAGGGCGAAGTAGCCCCGCGCACCGAGGAAGAGTACGCTGAGTCGCAGCTCACCCTGCGAGCCATTGTCTCATCCAAGGAGGCCGGAGTCATCATTGGCAAGGCGGGCAAGAACGTCGCCGACCTACGCGACGAGACTGGCGTGCGCGCCGGTGTCAGCAAGGTCGTTCAAGGCGTTCATGACCGCGTCCTCTCCGTCACCGGTAGTCTCTCTGGTATCTCAAAGGCATACGGCTTGGCCGCTAAAGGGTTACTCGAGGGCGCACCTGCCATGGGCATGGGCGGCGTCATTCGCACCGACGGCACCCATC CCATCCGCCTCCTCATCTCGCACAACCAGATGGGCACCATCATTGGTCGCCAGGGCCTCAAGATCAAGCAGATTCAAGATGCGTCCGGTGTACGAATGGTTGCACAAAAGGAAATGCTACCCCAGTCTACTGAGCGTATCGTCGAAGTCCAAGGATCTCCGGCTGGCATCGAGAAGGCTGTCTGGGAGATTGGCAAGTGCCTTATCGACGACCATGAGCGCGGCTATGGCACTGTCCTCTACAACCCCGTCGTCAGGGTCCAACCCGGCGCTGGCCCCGGTCCGCTTTCCAACGGGGGTAGCGCGCCTAGTGGTAGTATGGGCGGACGCTCGTACAACCGCACCGGTCACGGTGCTGATTTCAGCGATTCGCCGCCTGCTTTCTCTCGACGATCCGGCTCCGATGCCGCCAGCAGGCCCCCGCCCCCGACGCATACCGAAGACGGCGAAGAGATGCAGACCCAGAACATAAGCATCCCATCTGACATGGTCGGTTGTATCATAGGACGCGGTGGTACCAAGATCAGCGAGATCCGGAAGACCTCCAACGCTCGCATCTCCATTGCGAAAGCACCGCATGATGACACGGGCGAGCGCATGTTCACCATTACTGGTAGCGCCAGTGCTAATGAAAAGGCCCTCTACCTCTTGTACGAGAACCTCGAGGCTGAGAAGATGCGACGTAGCCAGGCACAGGAATAG